In Anaerolineae bacterium, the genomic stretch GAGTGTGTAGCTCTGGAGAAATTTGACAAGCAAGCACAAGATTTGCATGATACATCACCGCTGAAAAACATCCCGCATTGGTATATAGACTTAAGGTTTGATAATACTTTTAACGCTGATCCTAATCATATTTTAAGTCTTGAGACATACTGGGAAACAATAAGATCATGTTCCTATATTTCGGCAGGTTATTATCGTCCTCATGTAAACTTAACACAAGGCTCTTATAGTCACAATAAAGGAACAGACGGTAAAGGAACAAACTGGATAGATTCACAGGATAACAATGAACTCATTGAATATTGGCGATTTCACAGCAACGGTCAATTTGTGCATTTCCTTTCAATTGAGGCCGAAAAGCAAAACCAAATTGGAATCAATTCCATTAATAATACTATCAGAGACATTTTTAACTTTGCTGGCACATTAGCACAACATCTTAATGCCACCGCCTTTATTAAAATCCGAATAGTAAATATAAAAGGGTTCGTTCTTTATCAAGACGGGGGGTTACCTGTGTTTATTAATTCTTACCCAGCCTTTGAAGATCCTTGTCTTAATCCGATAAAGCTGGACAAGACAGCCCTAACCTCTAAAGATATGGATAAACTCGCACGGGGAGCCACAGCTTCGATTTTTAAAAGCTTTAACGTTAATAATATCACAGAAAAAACTTTAAAGAAAATACAAAAAGATTTAAGGCCCCGCCATCTTGCTTAAGATTAACCATCTCACTTATTTTGAAGGCCAGATAATAAAACCCGGGCTCCATCACTGGAATCCGGGCTTTGATTTTTAGGCTCGCCTATTGTGATCTGTTATTTTTTAACCTTCCTCCTGAACCTTGAAAAACCAAACAAACCAGAACCTACAAGAAATATTGTGGCGGGTTCGGGCACCGGAGTGCCTGCTGCTACTCTTACCAAGTCAATGGACTCAGATCCAAAATAGGAAGTACCCCAACCACCATTATAGGCATAATGCCAGAATGATATATTAACTCCACCAATAGAAGTGATCGCTGGTAGTGTTAATAGTGATGAATTGTTCCATAAATATTCAATCGTGTTGCCTTCCTGTATAATATCTATATCTGCTGATCCTGCTTGAGGAAAATAATCACCACGTATATAAACACCTTCTCGATATCTACCACCCACAGAAATAAGCCCTATTCCGAAATCCATAGCCCATGGATCACAATATCCTATTGCGGTTAAAAATTTGTTCTGTGTATCAAAAAGCTCTATAAAAACAGCTTGCATAGCAAGAACCGTCTCTTGCCCTTGGCTGTTTTGGGAATCCCATGAAATATTAAAATCTATATGGAAATCAGAAAGCGGGGAAAAAGTTCTTGAAAGATTTACTATACCCCAAGGAGTAACAGGGCCAGAACTTACATCAATATCCTGGACATCTGTAACAATAAGGTTTGTGCCTGATTCACTATAATCCCAACCCGCAGCATTCTCAAAAGAGATTGTCCAAGCTGGGCCTAAAACCCCATTATTAAAATCATCTTCAAGGATAAGAACTGCCTCCGAAGATCCCACGGAACCTATCACAATCAATATTGCGGAAAAAAACACCCAAAATTTTTTCATTGTTCGTTTCCTCCCATTTATATATTTCGGTACTAACAAAGGAAGTAACAAAGCAAAATCGCCTGTATTTTATTTTTTATACCCTTCCCGCCTCCAGTTTTTATCATAAAAGGTTTCTTTGCCATCTTGCCTTTTAATATATCCGGTTCGGTTTCCGTTTTGGTCATAAGTTGTGCCGGTGTTATTATCCCAAACAGTTTTGCCGGTTCTGTTTTGATCTTGATCGTATTTAACAACCTCGTCATCTTTATAAATGCTGTGGCCGGTTCTATTCCAGTTTTTATCAAAGTGTGTTTCTTTGCTGTCCTCAATAACTGTATAACCGGTCAAATTGTGTTGCTGGTCATATTGCCTTATTGTTTCACCTGCAAAAACACCTTCGGCACAAAAGAAAATCATTAAAATAATAAGAAATAAAAACTTTTTCATGCCGCGACCTCCTGAATTATCTTAATATTATAATCTCATTATCAGGTAAAAGCAATTTTTTAACCTGCTATAACTATAAAATAACCCTTTTTATCGAAAGAAAAAGATAATTTCAGCCAAAACATCAAAACCACCTTTTCCTAAATACATTTTTTACGCCATAGATATTCTGTAATCTCAATAGGTTGGCTGAATCTGAACCCCCGATTTAACCATATTTCTGTAATAACTATCATAATATCGGAAAAACGCCGGAAAGCCTTTATTGATAAGGGGTTACAGTAAGTTTATATTCACTTTTAAGCCTGTTTTTAGCTAAACAATAGCTGCAATCAGTCCGATCTTATTAAAAAACAGTAGTCAGCAAGCATATAAGACTTAATGGCTTGATATTACTGAATAATAAGCTTGTTTTAGGGCTGTAATTTCCGGCATCCCTACTAACCTTGCAGATATACTAAAACATCATAATTACAGCATGTTAAACGTGATTTTGAATTGACTACAATACAAAGCAAAGACAGCAACCGCCAGATTGACTACAAACAGAATTTTTATAAAAGAAATGGCATTAAAACAAGGGGTTGCGACAAGTCGATTTTTCAGAAATTGCCGGAATTTCGAGGGGTGCAGTATTGCAAGATGTGTGTCAAGTTGACAAAAATCAAAGGGGTGGGTATATTATATATTTATATATCAAGTAGTTATAATGTATTGTTTATTTTGTAGTCATGGAATGCCTGAAGGTCAAGACGGGTTATAATATTTCATTAACCACCTGAACTGCTATCTATAGCAAGTATATGGTTCTTTAAGTGTAACCATAATACCCATAAGGTTTTACCCTTGGACTCGCTCTGTCCCTGTTGTATTGATACCCTCCAGTATCAAAGCCGACCGACCATGCCTTGATATGTTTATTATCTCTGCATCCTGCCCTTGCCTGTCTGTTGCAATCATTAAGCTGTATAGCCAGGGACAGGCTGCTTATAGGCAGGCATAAAGGGTATATACCTATTGAGTTTATATATGCCTTTTGTTTATTATTGATCTTGTTATCAAGATAAAGACAGATATAATAAACCTGTTTAACCTTCTTGATCACAGATAAAAAGATCACCTATCCGGCATCTTTTTCCCAAAAAACCAAAACAGTAAAATTTATCAATTATCACCATGTTTTTACATAGCTATCAAACTAACTTATTATAATTGTTTAGTATAATAACGACAAGCCTTGTAAAGCCTTGCTATACCTATAATCCGCTGTAAAGCCTTACAATACATAGTATTACAAAGGAATGCTGAAGACAAAGACTTTATAAGGGATAGGTAGTAATATGTTTAATGATATTGACAAGTTACAAAGCAGTAAAATAAAGCATTTGCCGTCCGATAACAGCTATTATGTAAACTTTCGTAAATTGCAGGCTGCTAAACGTTGAAAATAAAGGCTTTGGGAAAGTGCTTATAATGTCCGATAAAAAAACAAATAGCCGTTTATTTTATTCAGGTCAACGAATATTATGCAATACAAAAAACTAAGATCACAAATATAAAATGTTTCTTTCCGGTATCACTACAAGGTTAATGACGTAAGGATAAAAAAAACTAAACACAATATATTGATATATCTTTAAATCAGTTACTATATATTGTGTTTTTGTGTGCCAAAAGTCGCATAATTAGCTATAATTAAGTATAATTATAACTGTTATGATGGGTTTTGCCTATCACACCCTTTCAAAGTGTTTCAAAATGAAACATAAGGTTGTATAAGATTATAAAGCAGGATTCGGGCATATTTTAAAAATATCTTCCATATCCTGGCAGGAAAATATAAATATTAATTTCGGGAGTTTTTAGCAGGAAAACATGTTAACCGCGATTTGTTTTTGTCCTTGCGGTAAAATGTTATAAAATTGATATGTTTTGCTACGAAGATTCGAATCATAAAATACAATTAGTTGACCAGTTGACAACCCCCAGAGGGGGGGGTTGTCAACAACTGGTTTGGAATAAAAAAGTTGACTAAAATTCTTGTTATTATTTAAAGTAAAAACAATATGTTATATAATACCAGTTGACTAAAGTTGACCAGCTTGTTGACTTGTCAACTCGGTTGACTCAGTTGACTAAAAAGTTGACTAAAATTCTTATCCGTTTGCGGTCATAAATCCTGATTGCGTGAGTTTGTTTTTTTGACTTAGCAAACCATCTTTAATAGCCTTTTTACGGATACGGCTGATATATGCCTTGTCAATTCCTAATATATCTGTAATTTCTGTTTGTGATAATCCTTCGTCAAGCAATTTTAATATTTCGGTTTTAGTTTCCGCCTTAATATTTCCGTATGTCCAAATATGGTTTTTATTCTCGTCAAGGGTAAGTTTAAACTCTTGATCCGATAATAAATGCAAACATTTTGTATCAACTCTATTTTTACCAAATTGCAATATAAAACGTGCCCCATCTTCAGGGACATAATTATAAGGAGCTTTCAGCATTATACTTGTGTCAAGGTTGTCCTCACGTGCGGAAGTCCCCCTTTGCCGTCCATCTTTAGATACATGGTGCAATAAAATTGTGCTGATTCCACAAAATCTTAACTCTAAAAGCCATTGATTTATAATATCCCAATCCTGCTTAGCGTTTTCATCAAGACCAGGCGCTAAGCTTGCGATATTGTCAACTACCCACAATTTGACATGCCTGCTTATTAAAATTTCCTTCATAAGGTTTCGCCAGTCAACATCAACAAGTGACGCCCTATGCAGTCCCATTGAATTTGCATAAGCATCAGAATAAAAAAGCAGTGGATTTTTACGGGCTGAATGAAGTTTTAAATTTTCGATTCGATCCCGATCGTCTCTGATTGTCATTTCACCATCCAGAAACAAGCAGGAAACTGATTTTTTGCACTCCCAAGGGCCAAAATTTGAACCTCTTGAAACTGCGTCCAGTATTCCAAGGGCAAGCCAGGTTTTGCCGCATCCCCTCCATCCTGATATAAGATTAATCGAATCTTCTTTTAACCACGGAAATAAAAGCTCCTGCTTTTCCGGCACGTCTATTTTATAAAATTCATTTGCTGATAATATTATATCATTAATAGTGATTTTTTTAGGCGGTTCATAAATTTCGGCATTTTCAATTAAAATTGAAAACCGCTCCGCTGCTTCGTCCAAGTCGTCAAAACTGTCAAGCCAGTCAGAAAAATCGCCCCCCTCAGACAATCCAGGCAATTCCAGTAACTGAATATTCTTTGCTATGTTTTTTATATTTTGAAAAACTTTTTCAATATGCTCGCATCCGGGTTTGTCATTGTCTGGCACCAGTATAACTTTCTTGTTTTTGAAATATTGATTTAAATCCTCAGACCAGTTCCCGGCCCCGGCAACATTGCAAGTACCTGTGAAATTCAGCCTTCCCGCATTATTGCAATCTTTTTCACCTTCAAAAACAAAGACGGTTTCTGCATCAATAACCTTTAACAGGTTGTAAGGCACTTTCGGTTTAATACCTTTAGTTGACCATTTCAGCCCATCCGCACTGCATTGTCTGAAGGTCTTAGGCTCAAACCTACAGTTGTAATAAAGAACTTTGCCATTTGCGTTTACATAAGGATATTTTTCAATCGGAGATCCCAACTCGTAATGCTCAAACGGGTTTGTTTTCTTGTAAGTAGTTTTGACCAACTTTAAACCAGGCATGTATCTTTTAAACAGCTCCTTGATATTCGTATCTGCAAGCCAGGCATGAAAATCAACTATATCGCCCCCTTTTTCATTACATTGACGGCACCAAAATCGTTGTTGATCTGTTCTAAAAACAAAACGATCATTTCCGCCGCATTTAGGGCAAGGCCCGCAAAGGCTGTTTTCCGATTCTTTGCGTAAGTTCTTAACAGCCTCCGGGATGCCCGGAAGCATTGATTTTAAGGCATCAATACTGCCTTTGCTGTTTTGCACAAAATTTAAAGTCTTCTCTTCCGGATTTTCGTCAAAATTAAAATTTAATTTTTTCACATTATTTTTTTTCATAATTATAACCTCCACACGGGTCAGTTTTTGGGGTGGGCGCGCAAGTGTGTGGCCTTACGTGCCCATTAACGCCGCCGGGCGAACCCCAAGAATTAATTGCTTTGCCTCCCGTGCGGGATTAGCTAAAATTCAAATCTTGAATGTCAATTTTTAGAAATTATTAAATCCATATTCAGCACAACCGGGGACGCATTTGCTTCTTTCGCTTTGAATTTCGCCCATACAGTGCTAATAATCGAAGCATTGAACCTGTCACGGCTTGCATTTCCGACACTTGATTTAAAAGAAGTATGAATAGCCGTTGCATTTGCAGGAGTATAAAATGTTTCGTCAGGTGTATCGCCCACTTGATATGTCACTGCTACGTTGCCGCCGCCGGAAGCATTAAGATCAGCAAAATATTTTGTTTTCGGCCCACATTTGCCAAGATATATTGGAGTGGCCAGAACAATACTCGCATTCTTTGCAATTGTTCTACTTGAAAATATCGTTATTTTTTCTGTAAGTCCCATAATGGAAATTTTCCTTTCCTTTTGTTGTTGTTGTTGTGACGAACCGAACCAGAAACAGTCCGATTCGTCACGGATGGGCGGTCATTCGGAGGTGAACCCTAATCGCCGCCCAAGGAGGGATAATAAACTGGCCGAAGTCCCATCCCACGTTCAGATTATAGTCTATTTTTTAGGCGCAAAATCAGGCATTGCCCGCTCTTTGTTTCGACTTTCACCCCTGATTCAAAGGCAACAAAGTCAAGGATATCGTCCTGCAATTCAAGTTTTTCGACTAAAAGGTTGACGTCGATTTTGTAAATTCCGGCGATTTTTTCGAGCTCAAATTTGTTTAGATTATAAAGCATACTCAATCTCCTTTGCATTTTAAAAGTGATAGGGAGAGGCCGTTGACGTATGAAAACGGCCCAGCCCTTTTAAAGGCAGCAGCTGTAACGGCTCCCACGAACAGAAACAGCTGCGCCCATTGGCGCATCCGGTACGCCCATGCATAACTTATTTGCCTTGGCCGATCATCTGGCCGATTTCATAATCGGCTTTTGATTCCTGCATTTTGGGCATTGTCAAAATCTGCCTGCGCCGTATATCGGCCAACTCCGTGACTTTGCGGCTTATGCCTTTTGCTTTTTCTTCCTGAAGCCAGTTTGAAGCTGTCTTTGCTTCCTCGCTGAAATGCAAGAGGCAAGCATCTTCAAGAGCCTTCAACTCCGGCAAATCCTTTGCTCTCTGGATATCTTCGGCAACCGCTTTTAAGCTATTCATGGCAGTAATGTTCCTTTCGGTTTTTATAGTGCCGGAATATTTGCCTTTCAGACGAGTCAACAAACTATCCCATGATTCAATCCGATCCGCCAAACCCACATCTATTGCTTGCTCCCCGATAAAAAGACGCCCCTGACCCATTTGTTTGTCCGCAACATCGGCAGTCACGCCCCGGTTTCTTGCAATGTCCTGGATCATCAGTCCATATAAAAAATCAAGTTTGCCTTGGATATTTTTTTCATCATCTTTACTCAATGGGTTGTACTCATTGCCAACTGCTTTGAATTTGCCAGCTTTAAGCACCGTGGGTTTGAGTCCTTTTTGTTCGTATGCTGCTGAACGATCCATGTGCAGACCGATAATGCCGATACTTCCAGCTTGCGCCGATTTGTCGGAAATAATTACTTCGTGTGCTGCGGAAGCAATAAAATACGCCGCTGAAGCTGCGAGGCCATTGCAAAAAGCAATTATTCGCTTTTTAAGCCTTGATTCATAGATTAGGTTAGTGAAAACCATCAAACCACTTACGTTGCCCCCTGGAGAATCCACATCAAGTAAAATCGTTTCAACCGCCGGATCTGCAAGAGCTTTTTGAAAATCCCTGCCCGCAATTTCGTAACTCGTGCCACCACTTGCAGCCGCTATAATATTCATTCTTTTTGCCAACGTGCCGTAAATTTTTATAAATGCAATGCCGTTTTCGACCTTATATCTATTTTCCGCTTGGCCCGCATCTGCCAGCGATAGTTTTGCTTCTATATCCTTCAATTCGCCAAGCTGTTTAGCTTCAACCACTTGTAAAATTTCTTCCAGTTTGTCAGGGGTGATAGCCCAGGCAGAATTAATCATCAAATCATATAATTGCATAATTTTTAAAACCTCCTAAATAAAATATATTTCAGCCGAAGCCTTTAACGGCAGGCGTTCGCAAAGTTCTTTGTCTTCTCCTATTAAGGCCGTCCATTGTTTATTAAGATTTTCCCTCATCGCTATAAGCCCTTCGCGGTCTTTTATTGCTTTTAAAACCCTTTCGACCGCCCGTGCCTTTCTGTCTTCAAAGTTTTTTGCCTCTTTCTGAAGTTGGTAAAAATCCAAAACACAATTTAAAACGGATATTTGCCGTTCCAAGTCTTTCAATTGTGTTTCAATCTCAATTTTCTCATTCTCCAATTTTTCAATTTTCTTCTGTAATTTTTCAACCTGCAATTTATTATAATCGAAACTTAAGCGGATATTTTTATATTCCGATTCATCCGAAGCCGCCTCAAGCTTAACCTCAAGCGCATTTACTTCCGTTTGGAATACTTCCAGTTCAGCCGTAAGCTTTTGGATCTGTTTTTCAATAGGTATGTTATCCTTCATAATTTTTTCTCAAACCCCCTATTCATTTATTTTTTTCAAAAGAGCAACTTTTTTCTCGACCAGTCTATCCTTACTGTCCTGTGCGTCTTCAAAGGAAAGAGAACACCAAGTTTTTAAATCGCCTTTATCGAAAGGCTTTCCCGGCCTTTTTAATTTCTGAGATTGTGCAAGCTGCTGATCTGCCCGCATTTCTGAAAGATTTTTCTCCAAAGTTCTTAAGGCATCTTCTCGAAGTTTTAAAAAATCCTCTTCGGTTTTTACAGCCACCACTGCCGCCTCAAGGCGTTTCTCGTGGATTTTGCAAACCGCATCATAGCAATCTTGCAAAAATTTGTGAAAGCTGCTGTCCGAACTTCGGGAAGCAAGCAAATTCATTCTTTCAAGATTGAGACTATAAATTTCAATAAAAAATTTACCCTCATCAATACCGCACCGGCCAGACTCGCGGTTGTCATAGAAAATATGCTGGCATGTGTCGGCTAATTTTTTTTCGCAGTAATATTTATTATGTTTAGACAATTTCACACCTGGCAGCCCCTTTTGCCGCCGTGCTTCGGCCTGTTCTTCTTCCGTCAAAACTCTTATATTAGGCTCATACATTATAAAACTCCCTTCAAAATTTCATTAATATCAACATTTTTGTATCCTGTCTTTTTTAAGCTTTTTATCGTCAAGAGCCGCTCAATGGTTGTTTCCGGCCAGTAATTACTTGCGCCATATCGGCCAAAAGACTTAAACTGTGGCACTGGTAGCCAGCCAGCCTTGACATATCGGGAAATGGTTTTACTGCTCAATCCCGTCATCTGCATCAATTTTTTTGTTCTTAATATCTTCATTTAAAAGTCCAAGTGTAGAAGTCAAAAGGTCAAATTTTTTTGCCTCTGCCTACAGCGCACCGGTTTCGATCTTGTGTGCTTCCATCCAATCAAGAACATCCTGCAATAGATATCTGACTGACCGCCCCATCTTCACGTAAGGGAAGCCCCTGCCGCAATGTCTATCGTTGCGCAAGGTTTGCAAGGCACGGCATGTTATTTCGCAGACTTGTTTTTCGTTAATATACTTTTTCATAGACATTCACCCCATCAAATTTGTTTTCTTTTCTCCCAAAATGATGAAAACAAATGATTGTTTCAATCTTTTTTTGAAGATCACTGTTTTACTTTGCAATATTTTGGCAGTTGAAAACCTATAAGGCTAATAATATCAAGCAGATAATAGAAATTGAAATAATATAGGGTAAAGCAAAGGAAAAAGAAGTATGGTATTTTGTCTAAATTAAGGACTGGGGTGTGGTATTTACTAAAAAAATAAGGGGGGAATTTACTTCTTTAAAGGTTCACGGTCTTCCGATTTTGGATATATTTTTTACAGCATCGGCAACGATATTACCGGCCAGATTTGAAGCTGCCACAAGTGTTTCGTCTTGCAGGTGTGCATATCTCTGTGTCATTGCAGGGCCTTTGTGGGTTAGCAGTTTCTGGAGGGTGTACATATCGACCTTGCCTGAACTGGCAAGCATTGACGCAAAGACATGGCGAAGGCCGTGCAAGGGCCGGAACTTTGCAGGCAATCCAGCTTTTCTTTTTATCTTATTTATGGGTTTTGAAATATTTACTAACTGCTTGCCCTCACGTCCCGGAAATATAAAAGGGCTTTCCGTTCGTGGGTGATTTTTAAGCAGTTCTCTTGCGGCATCGTTCAGGGGGATTACTTGATCAGTGCCGCCCTTGGGATCTACAATATTTATAAATCCACGGTCAAAATTAACGTGTTCCCATTTCAGTTTCAGCATTTCGGATCTTCTCATTCCAGAAAATAGCGCAAGTTTCATTATAGGCCCAGCTTGCGGGTGTATGTCGTTATCAATGGCCTTCAATAAGTCTTTTATTTGTTCAGATGTTAAATCTTCAGTAACCAGGTTTGAGACTGTAGGTTTTTTGATACGGAAGGGAAGCCCAGGACATAAACCTTTTTTAATACCAAAGTTTGCGATCCAGGTGAGAAGGTTAAGAACATGTTTTACGGTTTGCGGTGATTTCTCTTTTAAAAGCTTTATTCTAAGCCGGTCAATATCCAAGGCTAAAATATTTTTAGGTTCGGTATCACCAAAAGGGGCTTTCAAATACTTTTCATATCGGCCTAAATCAGTTTTAAGACTTTTGCCAGGTGTCCTGCCTTTGATATATTCATCAAAAAGCCTTTGGATTGTCAACTTGTCGGCCTCAGCCTCTTTGAGGGCATGCTCTTGTTTACGTTTCGCCTTTCGGGTTAATCTTTTGCCTTCGATTAATTCTGACCGTATATGTGCCGCCCTGGCCGGGGTCATGTCATCAGCATATTGACGCCCTGCTTTTTCTTCAAAAAGTTTGCCTTCCTTTTTATAGACAACATAAAAAACTTTTTCGCTCCCTTTGCCACCGATTCTTTTTGATTCCCGAAAAAATACCCCAGGATATGTTGTTTTTTTTCGCTTTGACATAAAACCTCCAATATTGTATTAATTGGATTATAATTTTAGCCGGAAACCTGTTTAACCCTCTGTGTTTACATGATAAATATTTCTTTGGTTTCCGGCTTGCAAGTCCCAAAGTTGGAAAAAGGCGGGAATTACTTTCCAACCCTATTTCCAACCTTTTTTCTATATATCAGAGTAAAAAAAAGTAAGTCAAGAAAAAAAGAAAAAAATAAATACTGTGATATTAATATGATATTAAGGGGGTTTAGTAAAAGAAGGTAAAAAGAGGTAAATTTAAGCTTACGGCCTGTCAAGCCGGAGGTCGCGAGTTCAAGTCTCGTCACTCCCGCCATTTAATGTCCGCAACCACCGGCATGACCGGCACAAGCATTTTTTATTGACATCTCCGGCATTATGCTGTTTTGAAATAGATTAATATTGTCTCGAACAGTACCTTCACAGGCTCTGTAAACTTTTACCCCCATTGCATTTAATTTGTTTATAGCACCCGCTCCAATACCGCCGACAACTATAGCATCAACAGATTCCCCATTTAACGCTTTTAAAGGATTGCACATACCATGGACATGACCCAGGTCCTGATTATTAATTGTATCTGTTGTGCTTGTTTTTGTGTCAAAAATAATAAATACCGGCGCTGATCCAAAATGGCCATATACAACACTGTCTAAACTTTTATCCGATTCAACGGGAAAACAAATTTTCATTTTTTCTCCTTAATATCCGCCTACATACGCGCGCCACTCCACCTTAGCTTGGCTTTTAAAACATCAAAATAATTCTGATCCGGCATCATTATCATGTTTACAGGGTGAAGCCCTTTTTGAATTATGATGGTATCATTATTATTTATCTCCAGGCCGGCCTGACCATCAAAGCTTGCAATGATATCTGATGACTTTTCTTCAAACTCGATTTTCATGCATACAGAATCAGGAACTATCAGAGGCCGAACAGTCAGTGTAAAAGGACAAATCGGGGTAATTATGATGCCCTGGACTTCCGGATGAACAATCGGGCCGCCTGCGGAAAGTGAATAGGCTGTCGAGCCGGTAGGTGTTGAAATAATAAGACCGTCGGCTCTGTAGGTAGTCAAATAGCGATCATCAATATATGTTTTTATACTTGCAAGCCCTGCAAATGCCCCTTTAGTAATGACTATATCATTTAATGCTGTTTCATCCGCCAGCTCCCTGCCCTCTCTGATTACTTTGACCTGAAGACGCATTCTGGGGTTTATATCAAACCTGGAGGTTAGAATATATTCGGCAGCGGAAAAAAGGCTTTCCTCTGCTATTTCAGCAAGAAAACCGAGTTCGCCGAATTTAACCCCTAAAATCGGAATATTCTGATCCCCTATC encodes the following:
- a CDS encoding PEP-CTERM sorting domain-containing protein translates to MKKFWVFFSAILIVIGSVGSSEAVLILEDDFNNGVLGPAWTISFENAAGWDYSESGTNLIVTDVQDIDVSSGPVTPWGIVNLSRTFSPLSDFHIDFNISWDSQNSQGQETVLAMQAVFIELFDTQNKFLTAIGYCDPWAMDFGIGLISVGGRYREGVYIRGDYFPQAGSADIDIIQEGNTIEYLWNNSSLLTLPAITSIGGVNISFWHYAYNGGWGTSYFGSESIDLVRVAAGTPVPEPATIFLVGSGLFGFSRFRRKVKK
- a CDS encoding AAA family ATPase, translated to MKKNNVKKLNFNFDENPEEKTLNFVQNSKGSIDALKSMLPGIPEAVKNLRKESENSLCGPCPKCGGNDRFVFRTDQQRFWCRQCNEKGGDIVDFHAWLADTNIKELFKRYMPGLKLVKTTYKKTNPFEHYELGSPIEKYPYVNANGKVLYYNCRFEPKTFRQCSADGLKWSTKGIKPKVPYNLLKVIDAETVFVFEGEKDCNNAGRLNFTGTCNVAGAGNWSEDLNQYFKNKKVILVPDNDKPGCEHIEKVFQNIKNIAKNIQLLELPGLSEGGDFSDWLDSFDDLDEAAERFSILIENAEIYEPPKKITINDIILSANEFYKIDVPEKQELLFPWLKEDSINLISGWRGCGKTWLALGILDAVSRGSNFGPWECKKSVSCLFLDGEMTIRDDRDRIENLKLHSARKNPLLFYSDAYANSMGLHRASLVDVDWRNLMKEILISRHVKLWVVDNIASLAPGLDENAKQDWDIINQWLLELRFCGISTILLHHVSKDGRQRGTSAREDNLDTSIMLKAPYNYVPEDGARFILQFGKNRVDTKCLHLLSDQEFKLTLDENKNHIWTYGNIKAETKTEILKLLDEGLSQTEITDILGIDKAYISRIRKKAIKDGLLSQKNKLTQSGFMTANG
- a CDS encoding S49 family peptidase — its product is MQLYDLMINSAWAITPDKLEEILQVVEAKQLGELKDIEAKLSLADAGQAENRYKVENGIAFIKIYGTLAKRMNIIAAASGGTSYEIAGRDFQKALADPAVETILLDVDSPGGNVSGLMVFTNLIYESRLKKRIIAFCNGLAASAAYFIASAAHEVIISDKSAQAGSIGIIGLHMDRSAAYEQKGLKPTVLKAGKFKAVGNEYNPLSKDDEKNIQGKLDFLYGLMIQDIARNRGVTADVADKQMGQGRLFIGEQAIDVGLADRIESWDSLLTRLKGKYSGTIKTERNITAMNSLKAVAEDIQRAKDLPELKALEDACLLHFSEEAKTASNWLQEEKAKGISRKVTELADIRRRQILTMPKMQESKADYEIGQMIGQGK
- a CDS encoding MerR family transcriptional regulator codes for the protein MKILRTKKLMQMTGLSSKTISRYVKAGWLPVPQFKSFGRYGASNYWPETTIERLLTIKSLKKTGYKNVDINEILKGVL
- a CDS encoding site-specific integrase, translated to MSKRKKTTYPGVFFRESKRIGGKGSEKVFYVVYKKEGKLFEEKAGRQYADDMTPARAAHIRSELIEGKRLTRKAKRKQEHALKEAEADKLTIQRLFDEYIKGRTPGKSLKTDLGRYEKYLKAPFGDTEPKNILALDIDRLRIKLLKEKSPQTVKHVLNLLTWIANFGIKKGLCPGLPFRIKKPTVSNLVTEDLTSEQIKDLLKAIDNDIHPQAGPIMKLALFSGMRRSEMLKLKWEHVNFDRGFINIVDPKGGTDQVIPLNDAARELLKNHPRTESPFIFPGREGKQLVNISKPINKIKRKAGLPAKFRPLHGLRHVFASMLASSGKVDMYTLQKLLTHKGPAMTQRYAHLQDETLVAASNLAGNIVADAVKNISKIGRP
- a CDS encoding NifB/NifX family molybdenum-iron cluster-binding protein, with the translated sequence MKICFPVESDKSLDSVVYGHFGSAPVFIIFDTKTSTTDTINNQDLGHVHGMCNPLKALNGESVDAIVVGGIGAGAINKLNAMGVKVYRACEGTVRDNINLFQNSIMPEMSIKNACAGHAGGCGH
- a CDS encoding NAD(+)/NADH kinase — encoded protein: MKSIGLFVKADAEAGRKADELQAWLRSRGVDVIRETSPRPSRKISSKSKSFAPPDLLCVFVLGGDGTFLRAVRWIGDQNIPILGVKFGELGFLAEIAEESLFSAAEYILTSRFDINPRMRLQVKVIREGRELADETALNDIVITKGAFAGLASIKTYIDDRYLTTYRADGLIISTPTGSTAYSLSAGGPIVHPEVQGIIITPICPFTLTVRPLIVPDSVCMKIEFEEKSSDIIASFDGQAGLEINNNDTIIIQKGLHPVNMIMMPDQNYFDVLKAKLRWSGARM